The window ACATGTCCATCGCCACTGCCCCGATGCCCGCGAGCTGCCCCGGGGTGCGGGACTCGTAGAATGCGGCCAGACTCGCCTTTCCCCGGCCTTCCGCGACGAACTCGACGGTGCCGCGGTCAACGTCGTTGACGATGGTCAGGTAACGATGGCCCTTGCGGAATGCCTTCTCGTCGATGCCGATACGGGCGATCGTGTCGGCCTCCTTGCGGGCCAACCCGCGGTCAACAGCGCGCTCCAAGACGTGCCATGCCTGATCCCAGGAGATGCCCACGAGGGTGCAGGCTCCCTTTACGGTCTGGCAGGCCTGGAGGACGTCGATCACGAACCGCTCCATGAACAGAGTGAAGCGGCCGTGGGGCTCCGCCCACGGAACCTTGACCTGCATCACTCCGTGCTCGGGGCACTCGACCCGCGGGACCCGGGCATGGACCAGCGTGTGGAACTGGCAGGTGTTGAGATGCCGCCATCACCGCTCGGGTGCATGGTCGTAGCAGGCCAACTCACGGCTACAATGTGGCCCGTTCCAGCGGCAGCCTTCGGGATGCTCGACGTGGACGTGGATCTCGGTCGACTCGACATCGAGCCTCACGTCCGTCACCTTCCAAGGAGTGGTCAAGCCAAGAACCTGCTGATAGAGCTCCGTGTCGAACATGCGCCTTGCCTCCAGGGGAAAGACGGATTCTCCACTATGGAGCTACCCACACAATACTCCGATGGACCAGAAATCCTTCTATACTACCGTCATGTCGGCTGACTGCGGCCGCAGCGAACGGAGTAGTCATCAGGTCATGCGGGCTGTCCGGATTTCTATGCTCCGTGCCCCGATGCTTCTCGGCATCTGGCTGCTGAGCGGCGGGCATCACGCCGTTGGCCTGGCGGCCGAGCCGTTTCCGGCGCCGTTCGACAGCGAGCGGGACACGGCCGCCCGACCGCTGCCCGCGGCCGAGGCCGCGGCGGGGATGGGGGTGCCGGCCGGCTTTCGCGTCTCGGTGTTCGCAGCCGAGCCCGACGTCCTGAATCCGGTCGCCATGGCCTGGGACCCGCGCGGCCGGCTGTGGATCGCGGAGAACCACACCTACGCCGAGGCTCCTGTCCGCCTCGACCGCCGGCTCCGCGACCGGGTGCTGATCTTCACCGACACCGACGGCGACGGCCGGGCCGACGAGCGGAAGGTGTTTCTCGACGACCTCCGGCAGTTGACGAGCGTCGAGGTCGGCCACGGCGGCATCTGGCTGCTCTGCCCGCCGCAGTTGCTCTTCGTTCCCGACGCCGACGGCGACGACGTACCCGACGGGCCGCCGCGGGTCGTGCTCGACGGCTTCGACGTCACCGACGTCCACCACAACTTCGCCAACGGGCTGCGGTTCGGCCCCGACGGCTGGCTCTACGGCCGTGCGGGGGGCGCCTGCCCGGGCCGCGTCGGCCCGCCGGGCACTCCCGTCGAGGACCGGGTGCGGATCGACGGCGGCATCTGGAGGTACGCGGTCCACGGCGGCCGCTTCGAAGTCCTCTGTCACGGCACCACAAACCCCTGGGGACACGACTGGAACGCCTGCGGCGACGGGTTCTTCATCAACACGGTCACCGGCCACCTCTGGCAGATGATTCCCGGCGCCCGCTATCCGCGGCACGGCACGCTCGACCCGAATCCCCACGTCTACGAGCCGATCGAGATGCACGCCGACCACTGGCACTTCGACACCCGTGGCGGCTGGCAGAAGTCACGCGACGGCGCCGCGAACGACCTCGGCGGCGGCCACGCCCACAGCGGGATGATGATCTACCTCGGCGACAACTGGCCGGCCGAATACCGCGACCGGCTCTTCACCTGGAACTTCCACGGTCGCCGCGCCAACCAGGAGATTCTCGTCCGCGAGGGAAGCGGCTACGTCGCCCGGCACGGCGCCGACCTGCTCGCCTCCCGCGACCCGTTCTTCCGCGGCATCGAACTGGCGTATGGTCCCGACGGCTCCGTGCTGGCGATCGACTGGAGCGACACGGGCGAATGCCACGAATCGACCGGCGTGCACCGGACGAGCGGCCGGATCTTTCACGTTGCCCATGGCCCGCCGGCGGCCCGCCGCGCCACCAACCTGCGCGGCATGAGTTGCACGGAACTGGCCGGGCTCATGACGCATGCCAACGAGTGGTTCCCGCGTCAGGCGCGGCTGCTCCTCGCCGCCCGCAGTCGCGTGGCCGACGTCGAGCGCGGCACGGCCGGCAGCGCGGCCGACTTTCCGCAGGCGCGGGAGGCGCTGCTGCGGTTGGTACGAACGGCCGAGCCGCAGGTCGCCTACCGAGCGCTGCTCACGCTCCACGCCGCCGGCGGCTGCGAACCCGCACTGCTTCGCGACCTGCTTGGCCATGATGACGAGCACCTCCGGGCGTGGGCCGTGCGGCTTCTCACCGACGACTGGCCGATCGACGGGATGCTCGGGCCGGCGCGGCTGACGGCGGCCGAGGCGGCGCGGATTGCCGCGGCCGCGCCGCGGGTCGCTGCCGACCTGCGCCGCGTCGCGGCCGACGACCCAAGCGGCCTCGTCCGGCTGGCGATCGCCTCGGCGCTCCAGCGACTCCCGCTCGAGCACCGTGCCGACGTCGCCGCGGCGCTCCTCGCCCGGCCCGAGGATGCCGCCGACCACAACCTGCCGCTCCTCGTCTGGTACGGCCTGATGCCCACGGTGGACCGCGATCCGCTCCGCGCCGCCGAACTGGCCCGCGCCTCCCGCTGGCCGCGGACGCAGCGGCTTATCGCCCGGCGTTTGGCCGGCCTCGTCGATCGCGCGCCCGCCGGGCTCGACCGGCTGGTGGCGGCCGTCGCCGCGCTGCCCGGCGCCGAGGTGGAGCGGAACCTGATCGAAGGCATCGCCGCGGGGCTCGCCGGCTGGCGCCGGGCACCGAAGCCGGCCGGCTGGGACGCGGTGGTCGAGCGGCTCGGTGGCGGCGACACGCCCGTCGCGGCGATCGTCCGCGAGCTGTCGGCGGTGTTCGGTGACGGCCGGGCCCTCGACGACCTGCGCCGCCTCGTGCTCGACGAGCAGGCCGACGCGGGGCTGCGTCGCGCGGCGCTCGAGACGCTCGTGCGGCAGAGGGACGACGTGCGCGAGATCTGTCTGCGGCTGGCGGGGGATCGCCGGTTCGCGGCGATCGCGGCTGAGGGGCTCGCCGCCAGCGACGACGCGGCCGCTGCCCAGGCGATCGTGGCCGCATACGATCGCGACCGGGGAGCAGGGCGGCCGCGGATCGTCGCCATCCTCGCCTCGCGGGCGTCGTTCGCCACGGCCCTGCTCGACGCCGTGGCCGCGGGCAAGATCCCGCGCGGGGCGGTCACGGCCTACGACCTGCGGCAGATGCGGGCGATCGGAGACGCGGCGGTCTCCGCCCGGCTGGAGCGCGAGTGGGGCGCCGTCCGCGAGACAGCGGCCGACAAGCGGCAGCGGATCGACGCCCTCAAGGAACGGCTCACGCCTGCGGTGCTGGCCGGCGCCGACGTGTCGCACGGCCGGCTCCTCTACGACCGCAGTTGCGGCCGCTGCCACCGGCTGTTCGGCGCCGGGGAGGCGATCGGCCCCGACCTCACGGGCGGCAATCGGACGAACATCGACTACCTGCTGGAGAACATCGTCGATCCGGGTGGCACCGTGGCCCCCGACTACCGGATGTCGGTGCTGGAGATGACCGACGGCCGCGTCCTCAGCGGGCTCGTGACGGCGCGGGACGACAAGACGCTGACGCTGGTGACGCCGACGGAGACGCGGACGATTTCCCGGAGCGACATCGAGGAGCTGACTGTGACGAGCCAGTCGCCGATGCCCGAGGGGATGCTCGACGCCCTGTCGGCGGAGGAAATCCGCGACCTGATCGGCTACCTGATGCAGCCGGCCCAGGTGCCGCTGCCGTAGGTGGGATCTTTCACGGCCGCGACGGCACGAAATCCAGCAACCGGCCCAACCGCCGGTGGACGGCAGAAGTCTCCTCGCTGAGGCAGGATAGCCTCACGCTCGTCGAGCTTCCGCCGATCCACCGGCTGCGCGTACCTATCACCGAACCTACGAAACGCCGGGCGGAGCACGGCGGGGAGCCGGGCTCCGCCCGGCGACCGTAAGCCGGAGCCGACGCTTGGTCGGCGGCGACGGCGCGAAAACCTGCAAGCCGGAGCCGACGCCGGGTCGGCGGCGACGGCGCGAAAAGCAGCCAGCCTCACGCTCGTCGAGCTTCCGCCGATCCACCGGCTGCGCGTACCTATCACCGAACCTACGAACCGCCGGGCGGAGCACGGCGGGGAGCCGGGCTCCGCCCGGCGACCGTAAGCCGGAGCCGACGCCGGGTCGGCGGCGACGGCGCGAAAACCTGCAAGCCGGAGCCGACGCTTGGTCGGCGGCGACGGCGCGAAAGACAGCAACCGGCCCAACCCGCCGGTGGACGGCAGAAGTCTCCTCGCTGAGGCAGGATAGCCTCACGCTCGTCGAGCTTCCGCCGATCCACCGTCTCGGTTCAACGTGCGCAGGAGCCGGGCTCCGCCCGGCGACCGTAAGCCGGAGCCGACGCCGGGTCGGCGGCGACGGCGCGAAAGACAGCAACCGCATACACTCTCCGCCATGCGGGCAGTCGTGCAGCGGGTGAGCGAGGCGAGCGTGACGATCGACGGCCGGACCGTCGGCCGGATCGACGCCGGCCTGCTCGTCCTCGTCGGCGTCGAGCACGGGGACGCTCCGACCGATGCCGAGTGGCTGGCCGGAAAGATCGCCGCCCTGCGAATTTTTTCCGACGAGGCGGGGCGGATGAATCGCTCCGTCCGCGACGTGGGAGGCGCGACGCTCGTCGTCAGCCAGTTCACGCTGCTCGCCGACACGGCCCGGGGCACGCGGCCGAGCTTCGTTCGCGCGGCCCGACCCGAGGAGGCGGTGCCGCTCTACGAGCGGTTCGCGCAGGCCCTCGGCGACGCGACCGGCAGGCCGGCGGAACGCGGCGTGTTCGCGGCCGACATGCGCGTGGCCCTGGTCAACGACGGGCCGGTGACGATCTGGATCGACTCACGCCGCAAGACGGACGCGGCCCCGGATGCTTCGCCGGGCGCCGTTCCGGACACCACGCCATCCCCCGAATCCACCACGGAGACATCCCCATGACAGCCCGCACCTGCCTGCTCGTCGCCGCCCTGTCGGGCGGCCTCGCCGTGACACTCGGCGCCTTCGGCGCCCACGGCCTCAACGACACGAAGTACCTGGAACACAAGTACGCCGACCTGCCGGCAAAGACCGTGGCGGGGATGGAGGTGCCGGCGAGCTGGAAATATTTCCGCGACTTCGAGACGGCGGTCCACTACCAGTTCACCCACACGGCGGCCCTGATCGCCTGCGGCCTCCTCATCCAGCGCCGTCCGTCGCGGCTGCTCGCCGCCGCGGCCTGGTGCTTCATGGCCGGCATGCTGCTGTTTTGCGGTTCGCTGTACGTGCTCGTGATCGGCGGGCCGCGCTGGCTGGGCGTGCCGTGGGGCGCGGTGGCCCCCTTGGGGGGCAGCCTGCTGATCGTCGGCTGGCTCGCCCTGGCAGGCCACTGCCTGGGCGAGCGCTGACCGCCTCGCGGTCAGGCGCACGGCTGGGCGAGAGGCTTTGCCAGCGGCAGCGTGAGCACGAAGCGGGCACCGCCGTCGGCCGGGGGATCGCTCACGAGATCGCCCCCCATCTGCCGGGCGAGGCGGCGCGACAGCGCAAGGCCGAGGCCGACGCCCGCGCCCCCCTCTGCCGCATCGCGGGCACTCTTCCGAAACGCCTCGAAGAGCCGGGCTGCCTCGCGCGGAGCGATCCCCGGGCCGTGGTCGCGCACGGCGAGCGCGAGGTACGTGCCGCGTTGGCCGACGGCAAGCTCGATCTCGGCCGGTGTGCCGCCGCGGGCATACTTGCTAGCGTTGTCCACGAGATTGAAGAGCACCTGCTCGACTGCCGCCGGATCGGCGATGACAACCGCGTCCGCGGCATCCGGGCCGACGTCGATCCGCCAGGTGAACCCCGCTCCCTCGGCCCGCTCCGCTGGACGGGCGACGGTCCGCGCGAGCAACTCTGCCACCGGGACCCGCGCGGTGCGTGATGCATGCCGGCCGCGTTCCAGTCCGGCGTAGGCGAGGACGTTCTCCACGAGGTGCGTGAGCCGGTCGGCCTCCCGGCGGAGCGTGGTATGGCAGCCCGGGATCTCCTCCTCCGGAACCATTCCCTCTTCGAGCATGCCGGAGTACAGCCGAAACGTCGTCAGCGGCGTCCGCAGCTCGTGCGTGACGCTCGATACGA of the Planctomycetia bacterium genome contains:
- the dtd gene encoding D-aminoacyl-tRNA deacylase, whose amino-acid sequence is MRAVVQRVSEASVTIDGRTVGRIDAGLLVLVGVEHGDAPTDAEWLAGKIAALRIFSDEAGRMNRSVRDVGGATLVVSQFTLLADTARGTRPSFVRAARPEEAVPLYERFAQALGDATGRPAERGVFAADMRVALVNDGPVTIWIDSRRKTDAAPDASPGAVPDTTPSPESTTETSP
- a CDS encoding cytochrome c, whose amino-acid sequence is MLRAPMLLGIWLLSGGHHAVGLAAEPFPAPFDSERDTAARPLPAAEAAAGMGVPAGFRVSVFAAEPDVLNPVAMAWDPRGRLWIAENHTYAEAPVRLDRRLRDRVLIFTDTDGDGRADERKVFLDDLRQLTSVEVGHGGIWLLCPPQLLFVPDADGDDVPDGPPRVVLDGFDVTDVHHNFANGLRFGPDGWLYGRAGGACPGRVGPPGTPVEDRVRIDGGIWRYAVHGGRFEVLCHGTTNPWGHDWNACGDGFFINTVTGHLWQMIPGARYPRHGTLDPNPHVYEPIEMHADHWHFDTRGGWQKSRDGAANDLGGGHAHSGMMIYLGDNWPAEYRDRLFTWNFHGRRANQEILVREGSGYVARHGADLLASRDPFFRGIELAYGPDGSVLAIDWSDTGECHESTGVHRTSGRIFHVAHGPPAARRATNLRGMSCTELAGLMTHANEWFPRQARLLLAARSRVADVERGTAGSAADFPQAREALLRLVRTAEPQVAYRALLTLHAAGGCEPALLRDLLGHDDEHLRAWAVRLLTDDWPIDGMLGPARLTAAEAARIAAAAPRVAADLRRVAADDPSGLVRLAIASALQRLPLEHRADVAAALLARPEDAADHNLPLLVWYGLMPTVDRDPLRAAELARASRWPRTQRLIARRLAGLVDRAPAGLDRLVAAVAALPGAEVERNLIEGIAAGLAGWRRAPKPAGWDAVVERLGGGDTPVAAIVRELSAVFGDGRALDDLRRLVLDEQADAGLRRAALETLVRQRDDVREICLRLAGDRRFAAIAAEGLAASDDAAAAQAIVAAYDRDRGAGRPRIVAILASRASFATALLDAVAAGKIPRGAVTAYDLRQMRAIGDAAVSARLEREWGAVRETAADKRQRIDALKERLTPAVLAGADVSHGRLLYDRSCGRCHRLFGAGEAIGPDLTGGNRTNIDYLLENIVDPGGTVAPDYRMSVLEMTDGRVLSGLVTARDDKTLTLVTPTETRTISRSDIEELTVTSQSPMPEGMLDALSAEEIRDLIGYLMQPAQVPLP
- a CDS encoding hypothetical protein (possible pseudo, internal stop codon); protein product: MFDTELYQQVLGLTTPWKVTDVRLDVESTEIHVHVEHPEGCRWNGPHCSRELACYDHAPER
- the ygdD gene encoding membrane protein, encoding MTARTCLLVAALSGGLAVTLGAFGAHGLNDTKYLEHKYADLPAKTVAGMEVPASWKYFRDFETAVHYQFTHTAALIACGLLIQRRPSRLLAAAAWCFMAGMLLFCGSLYVLVIGGPRWLGVPWGAVAPLGGSLLIVGWLALAGHCLGER